The Akkermansiaceae bacterium genome segment ATGGCAGGTCCCCATGGGTGGAAAAATGCCCGTGCCTCCGGATCATTCGCATTCGACCCCAGCGGGTGGACTCCGAAGGCGCTTCCGGCGAAGCTGTAGTAACCGAGCGCCGCTCCCCCAACCGCGACCGGTGCCACTGCCATGCCGCCAAGCGCACCGACAAGCCCGACGGACAAGCCACCGAAGGCTAAAAGACCTGTGGCAAATCCTCCGAATGAGATGACACCCGTCGTCATCCCTCCCATGGCGACGACGCCGAAGGCCGTTCCACCGATGGCGAGCACACCCCGCGCCCTGCTGCCGATGGCGACGATCCCTTTCGCGATCCTTTCCTGCCCCGTTTCCGGATCCGGCCCGGAGGTGACGTGCAGCAGCGGCAGTCCGAAAAGCGTCGCTTCCGAACGGTAGTCGAGGTTCCAGGGATTCCCAGCCGCTGTTGGCTGGGTCATGGATGGATGCAACCCTTCCACCTGTGTCTTCATGATGCTGGCCTGCTGGAAGCGCAGTTCCGGCTTCGCCTGGAGCGCGCGCAGAACCACTTCATCCAGCCGGACATCGAGCCTGACCTTCGTGGACGGGGCCTCCAGGGCCTTGTCCGGAAGCTGCCCCGTGAGCATCTGGTAGAACACCACGCCGAGCGCATAGATGTCCGCCCGGTGGTCCACTTCACCCGGAGAGGAAAGCTGCTCCGGCGCCATGTTGGAGGGGGTGCCCATCACTTTCCCGATCTCCGTGAGATGGAGCGCCCCGCCAGCGGTGGATGCGGCGGGTGTTTCATCCGTGGATTCCGCGAGCTTCGCCAGGCCGAAGTCAGCCACCTTCACGCGGCCCAGCCGGTCGAGCAGGATGTTCTCCGGCTTGATGTCCCGGTGGATGATGCCGTGGTCGTGCGCGTATTGGAGGGCGTCACAGATCTGCGGGACGATGGCCAACGCCTCGCGCGGGGAGATGCGTCCGTGTTCCAGCAGGTCGCGCAGGCTCGCTCCGTCCACGTATTCCATCAGAATGAAATGAAGACCCCCGGCCTGTCCAAACTCGTGCAACGTGACGATGCCCGGATGGTTCAGCTTCGCCAGTGCCTTCGCCTCGCGGGCGAAACGGTCCGAAAAGCCGGGCCGTCCTCCAATCTCCGGCGGCAGGATCTTCAGGGCGACCGTACGGTCCAGCTCCAACTGCCGCACCTCATACACCGCCCCCATGCCTCCGCGACCGATGAGACGCTGGATGGAGAACCGGGGGAACAGTGAAGCGAGTTCGGCGATGGTGGGCGGATCGAACGTGCCTTTCCCTCCCTCCGTATGGGTGTCGCCCGCGCCCTGTATGAGGAGATCCACCGGGTCGAACCCCGCGAGCGGATCATCAGGCCGGGGATCCCCCCCTGGTTGCTGTTGTGGATTTGGTGCCATACTCTCCACAAAAGAAAGTCCACGGATTCGTTACGGGGTTTCACGAAAAAAAGAGCGGGCAGGGTGAAAATTTCACCGGATCTCCCGTTAGACCGAGTCTCCCATCAGGTGGCATGTCCCCTGCGGAACCACGGGTGAACCCCAACCCATCAGATCCATGAAACCGAAGAAACCCGATCCACAGGAAAGCCCATCCCCAGCACCCAGTTCCCCCGCAAATGGCGCTCCCAAGCGGCGGCGTACTGCACAAGACGTCCGCGCTGACAACGTGAGGACGAATCTGGGTGACGATGAAGCCACCATCCTTGGTCGCTGAGGATGATGCGCATTGCCGGATGGGGAGGCACTTCGCCCCCTATCCTGCTAGCGGGCGGCTTCGAGATCCGCCTCCTTTTGTCGGATCGTGCGGGACAGTTCATCGCGCCGGTGCCCGGCGTCCCGCAGTTGGTCGCGTGCGTCCATCCACTTTGTCCGTGCCTCCGGGATCACCGCCGCATACTCCGGTTCCTCCGGGCGGCTGGCATGCTTTTCAAAGGTGGCGACATCCTCTTTCAGGCTGGTGATCGTCAGTTCCAGAGAAGCCATCTCGGCCTTTGCAAACGCGATCTCCCGCTCCGCGGCGCTCCGTTTCGCGGCAGCCTGCGGATCGCCACAGGAGGAAAAGGTAAGCGACAGCAACCCGAGAGCGGTGGACCGGAAGATGGTCATCCGCCGATCCCATCCACAGCCCGTCCGCATGTCGATTACGGATCAGGGGAAATTTCCGCAGCGCGGGGACAAAAAAGCCCTCCAAAAGGAGGGCTGATAAGTGGTCGGGGCGGCCAGATTCGAACTGACGACATCCTGCTCCCAAAGCAGGCGCTCTACCAGGCTGAGCTACGCCCCGCGACCGGGCGCGCACCGTTGCTGATTCGGGCAACCAGATCAAGAAATACTTACACGGATTTGAAATTTCTGGCGCGGCTCCTTTCCCAGCCGTTTCCATCGGAGCACCGCCACTCCATTTTCCTCCGTGATACAGGAGTCCTGTCCCGAAGCACCATCCGTTGGAATTGGAATTCCTCCGGCAATCATGGCAGAACCTCCCGCTACCGATGAAACCGACCATCCTCGCGATCATGGTCATCCTGTCGGGCGGTTGCCTCCAGCTACCGCCCTCCACCGGAGAGAGTATCCGGAAACCTTTTCTGGATGCCATCTCCCGCCCTCACCGGATCGAGGCCTACCAACGGCAGGGCAAAAGCCCGGAGGAAGCCGAACGCCTGGCGGAGCGGGATGAAATGGG includes the following:
- a CDS encoding protein kinase, which gives rise to MDLLIQGAGDTHTEGGKGTFDPPTIAELASLFPRFSIQRLIGRGGMGAVYEVRQLELDRTVALKILPPEIGGRPGFSDRFAREAKALAKLNHPGIVTLHEFGQAGGLHFILMEYVDGASLRDLLEHGRISPREALAIVPQICDALQYAHDHGIIHRDIKPENILLDRLGRVKVADFGLAKLAESTDETPAASTAGGALHLTEIGKVMGTPSNMAPEQLSSPGEVDHRADIYALGVVFYQMLTGQLPDKALEAPSTKVRLDVRLDEVVLRALQAKPELRFQQASIMKTQVEGLHPSMTQPTAAGNPWNLDYRSEATLFGLPLLHVTSGPDPETGQERIAKGIVAIGSRARGVLAIGGTAFGVVAMGGMTTGVISFGGFATGLLAFGGLSVGLVGALGGMAVAPVAVGGAALGYYSFAGSAFGVHPLGSNANDPEARAFFHPWGPAMINHVGWILTALMAFVFLVGFGVPMWVQRNLTLGREMRRQERKRGILTTVLVAVPTFMFAFLFTQFVSRKEGRKPASPPPEQAVSQPVVVESSGEATSPQPDEGLLSWLAMIDARQYEGSYADLFPVARESATVEQWQLTMKTFREPLGALITRMPKKMDERTVLPGMPDGEYRIWQFESDFGNKKKAVETVTMAKENGVWKPMGYFIR